A genome region from Marasmius oreades isolate 03SP1 chromosome 5, whole genome shotgun sequence includes the following:
- a CDS encoding uncharacterized protein (MEROPS:MER0078639), with amino-acid sequence MRVAYCQGTSPPRINTTPHISFHPLLPMAWSPFLLLSLVSLAFSTPLNRRWDDFVEKHSWGATIPKGWQFHSSPSPDTLIDLRLGLKSARIDELFHHLGQTSDPDHERYGNHLSKEQVEELVAPHTDTVSMVEEWLAHHGYQGSAASPAGDWVTIRLPVKDAERMLNAEYGLYHHPASKDTVLRTLSYSLPRDLLGHVDVVSPTTYFGTFKSMRATSFLMPEVDLDPDAVPPTTCNTRITPDCLKTLYNTANYTQQATNRNSLGVAGYLNEFANRADLQTFLTRFVPARAGTTFTTVRVNGGGDDQNDPGVEANLDIQYTIGLSAPVPNTYYSTGGSPPFKPDSQTSTNTNEPYLDWLNFITSQSSIPLVFTTSYGDDEQTVPPDYANSVCNLFAQLGSRGSSVLFSSGDFGVGGGDCRTNDGQNRVQFQPAFPASCPFVTTVGGTTRTNPEVAVDFSGGGFSNYFGRPDYQSTAVTTFLNALGTTNNGLFNKTGRAYPDLAAQGTGFQVIIGGSTSSVGGTSASSPTVAGIIALLNDVRLSSGRSSLGFLNPLIYKNGGAFNDITSGSNPGCGTNGFTARTGWDPVTGLGTPDFAKLRLVV; translated from the exons ATGCGTGTTGCTTATTGTCAGGGAACGTCACCCCCTCGTATAAATACCACTCCTCATATTTCCTTTCACCCACTCCTGCCCATGGCTTGGTCACCgttcctccttctctccctcgTTTCTCTCGCATTCTCTACCCCACTCAACCGACGATGGGATGACTTTGTCGAGAAACACTCCTGGGGTGCCACCATTCCCAAAGGCTGGCAATTCcattcttccccttctccagATACCCTCATCGACCTTCGCTTGGGCCTCAAATCTGCTCGTATTGACGAGCTCTTCCACCACCTCGGCCAAACCAGTGACCCTGATCATGAACGTTACGGAAACCATCTGTCGAAAGAGCAAGTCGAAGAACTTGTCGCTCCACACACCGACACCGTTTCTATGGTAGAAGAATGGCTGGCTCATCACGGGTATCAAGGGTCTGCAGCCTCTCCAGCGGGTGATTGGGTTACCATCCGGCTACCAGTCAAAGATGCCGAGAGGATGTTGAACGCAGAGTATGGATTATACCACCACCCTGCTTCGAAAGACACTGTTCTACGCACTCTTTCGTATTCTCTTCCTCGTGATCTTCTCGGACACGTCGACGTCGTTTCTCCTACCACGTACTTCGGAACATTCAAGAGCATGCGTGCGACGTCGTTCTTGATGCCCGAGGTGGATTTGGATCCTGATGCTGTACCCCCGACGACTTGCAACACACGAATAACTCCGGATTGCTTGAAGACATTGTACAAC ACTGCCAACTATACTCAACAAGCTACCAACCGGAACTCTCTCGGTGTTGCCGGTTACCTTAACGAGTTCGCCAATCGGGCTGATTTGCAG ACCTTCCTCACTCGATTCGTCCCGGCACGAGCAGGCACCACCTTCACCACCGTACGCGTTAACGGCGGCGGTGACGACCAGAACGATCCCGGTGTAGAAGCCAACTTGGATATTCAGTACACTATTGGACTTTCTGCACCCGTTCCCAATACTTACTACAG TACCGGCGGCTCTCCACCTTTCAAACCCGACTCCCAAACTTCGACCAACACCAACGAACCCTACCTCGACTGGCTGAACTTCATCACAAGTCAGAGTTCCATCCCTCTCGTCTTCACAACCTCCTATGGCGATGACGAACAAACCGTTCCACCCGACTACGCCAACAGCGTTTGCAACCTATTCGCTCAACTTGGATCACGAGGTTCCAGTGTTCTCTTTAGTTCGGGAGACTTTGGTGTCGGAGGTGGAGATTGTCGAACCAACGACGGTCAAAAccgagttcaattccaaccTGCGTTCCCCGCTTCTTGTCCGTTTGTCACTACCGTTGGAGGAACCACGAGGACGAATCCGGAAGTCGCTGTTGATTTCTCTGGTGGTGGGTTCTCGAACTATTTCGGGAGACCGGATTATCAGAGTACGGCCGTGACGACGTTTTTGAATGCTTTGGGAACTACGAATAATGGGTTGTTCAA CAAAACCGGTCGCGCATACCCCGATCTAGCAGCCCAAGGCACTGGGTTCCAAGTCATCATCGGCGGTAGCACCTCCTCCGTCGGCGGAACCTCCGCATCCTCCCCAACGGTCGCAGGAATCATCGCTCTCCTAAACGACGTCCGTCTCTCCTCCGGAAGATCCTCGCTAGGTTTCTTAAACCCTCTGATTTACAAAAACGGAGGTGCGTTTAACGATATCACGAGCGGGAGCAATCCTGGATGTGGAACGAACGGGTTCACGGCTCGTACTGGGTGGGATCCGGTTACCGGATTGGGAACTCCAGATTTCGCAAAGTTAAGGTTGGTTGTTTAG